The sequence below is a genomic window from Nostoc flagelliforme CCNUN1.
TATTAACAACTTTCCTAGTTATTCTTTATTTTGAAGTTATAAAATATACTTTATTTATGGAAAATGACTACTCAAAATTTTAAATCTTCACTTACATTATCGTTGATAGGAAGAAAGACTAGATTTAGGGTAGGTAGTTTATATCTGGCTATTTTCCTGCGAATGTGAGTTACTGTATAAATCCCCTATGCGAGCAACGTCAAAATCCTAAAGACATTGAAGAATGTCTTTTTTGTGGTACTTCGCTGCTAATTAATAACCGCATCCGCTTGATTAAGCCATTAAGACCGCTGAATGAAAATCCATTCAGCTATACTGAAGTTTTTGAAGTGGAGGACGCTGGTACTCAATGGAATCCCGGGAGCAAGCAGCGAGTTATGAAAGTTCTGAAATTGAACTCGCCGAAACTAGTTGAGTTAATCGAGCGGGAATCTCTTAGTTTACGGCTAATCCATCATCCAAATATTCCCAAAAGTACCTTAGATGACTTTTTCACTTTTGTTCCTGTCAATAGTTCTTTAACCTTACATTGCTTGGTTATGGATAAAATCGAGGGACAGAATTTAGAGCAATGGATAGAATCTAATGGGCGTATTTTGCAATCTCAAGCATTAGAATGGCTAAAAGAATTAGTTGAAATTCTTGCCGCAGTACACCGTGCTAATTTTTTTCATAGAGATATTAAACCTTCTAATATAATTCTCCAGTTAAATGGTCAATTAGCGTTAGTGGATTTTGGTGTAGCACGGCGAGTGACTAGTACTTACTTAGCTAAAATAAGCGGAAGTGGAGGAGACAGCACGTCTAGAGGAGGAAAATATGAAATTACATCTGTTGGCACACCTCGTTACTCTCCGCCAGAACAAACTGATGGACAGGCAGTACCGCAATCAGATTTTTATGCTTTGGGTCGTACTTTTGTCCATCTACTTACTGCAATTCAACTAATCGATTTACCTACGGATAAACAGACAGGAAGATTAATATGGAGAAACAAGGCACCGCAAATTGACAAACCTTTTGCTGATTTTATTGATGAGTTGACGGCTCCTTTACCAGGGCAACGTCCGCAAAGTACTGAAGTTATCCTGCAACGATTAAAATTACTTCCTCAGCAAAGTAAAATTTATAGATTAACGAGGTCTAAAACGTTCAGAGTCAGCGCAGCAATTGGATTTATGATTTTGACAGTCTTTGTGACTTTCAAAGTATTATTACCACTAAGAGCTAAATATTTAGTGTCTCAAGGGGAGAAGGCTGAGGCAGCAAATAATTTTCAGACCGCACAAGAGTTTTTTGACTCAGCTATAAAAATTAATCCTCAAGCCAGATACACAATTTCCAAATTTTATTTTGAAAAAGGACTTCGCAGTACGAATAGTCTAGAATTAGCTAAAAGATACTATGAATTAGCAATTAAATATAATGACACAAATGTAGAATCATATAATAATTTAGGTATTGTGTGTAAAAAAATACAAGATTCTCCCTGTGTAATAGATAGTTATGAAAAAGCTTTTAAGTTAAGCTCTGATAATTGGGAAGGGCATTATGGATTGGGAACTTACTACGATGAACTAATGAAATATGATTTAGCGGAGCAACAATACCAGTTAGCCATAAAAATTAATAGACAAGCGATAATTGCTATCAATAATTTATCTAGAGTAAAAATTCTCCAAGGTGATTATAATACAGCAATTTCTCTCGCCCAAGAAGGAATACAAAAAACTACAAATCCCAGATGGCAAGCAGTTTTGTATAAAAATTTAGGTTGGGCAAAATTTGAGCAGAAGAAATATAGCGAGGCGAAGCGATATTTAGAGAAGGCGAAAGAATTAGATATCCAAAGAACATCTACCCACTGTTTGCTGGCAAAAGTGCAGGGAATTTTCGGTGATTTTGATAACTCTTGGCTTTCCTGGGAAGCCTGTTTGCTAACTGAATCTAGAGAACCAGAGGTTTTCATCTGGCGAGCCGAAATAATAGAAAGAATTAGACAAAAAGCTCCTAATTTAATTGAAGATTAAGCTGATGGAATTTAATAGCGTCTCAAGAGTAACAAATTATTATTAGAATTTACAACCCTAAACACCTTTTTTTATCTCTCTAATTCTTGTATGCTATTAACTTGCATATAACTATATAAAACTTTTGATGCTAAGTACACACGTTTCGGGCTTGTTCTTTTCTGATTTTTTGAGAAGGTCAGTTGATGGTGGTTTTGATGAAGTTTTGCTA
It includes:
- a CDS encoding protein kinase domain-containing protein, with amino-acid sequence MSYCINPLCEQRQNPKDIEECLFCGTSLLINNRIRLIKPLRPLNENPFSYTEVFEVEDAGTQWNPGSKQRVMKVLKLNSPKLVELIERESLSLRLIHHPNIPKSTLDDFFTFVPVNSSLTLHCLVMDKIEGQNLEQWIESNGRILQSQALEWLKELVEILAAVHRANFFHRDIKPSNIILQLNGQLALVDFGVARRVTSTYLAKISGSGGDSTSRGGKYEITSVGTPRYSPPEQTDGQAVPQSDFYALGRTFVHLLTAIQLIDLPTDKQTGRLIWRNKAPQIDKPFADFIDELTAPLPGQRPQSTEVILQRLKLLPQQSKIYRLTRSKTFRVSAAIGFMILTVFVTFKVLLPLRAKYLVSQGEKAEAANNFQTAQEFFDSAIKINPQARYTISKFYFEKGLRSTNSLELAKRYYELAIKYNDTNVESYNNLGIVCKKIQDSPCVIDSYEKAFKLSSDNWEGHYGLGTYYDELMKYDLAEQQYQLAIKINRQAIIAINNLSRVKILQGDYNTAISLAQEGIQKTTNPRWQAVLYKNLGWAKFEQKKYSEAKRYLEKAKELDIQRTSTHCLLAKVQGIFGDFDNSWLSWEACLLTESREPEVFIWRAEIIERIRQKAPNLIED